The DNA segment GGGACCAGCCCCACTTCCTTTTCCAAGTGTCCTGCTTGCTGATGCTTGCTTGGCATGGCTCCGTGGCCAGATTAGGGCACCCTCAAAGgggcattaaaaattttttttaatgtttttatttattatttttgagacagacagacagagcatgagcaggggaggggcagagagagagggagacacagaatccaaagcaggctccaggctctgagctgttagcacagagcctgacgcggggctcgaactcacggactgtgagatcaccacccgagccgaagtcggtgcttaaccgactgagccacccaggtgccccaaaggggcatttttttttctgggcggCCAGGGAGCCCCTGCTCAACCTCTTTGAGGGAtaggagagcaggggaagaggtgGCCTGAGCTTCTGCCCCCTGGACACGGCACTGGTTGAtttggatgggggaggggtggctggcTGATCCTATTCCCAGGAATGCCTACAGGAGAGGTGCAGGGCCATCTACTCTTTCCCACTGACCATTCCTCCTTCCCTGTAGGTACCAGGGAGTCCCGACCAATTGTTCTTGGCTCCTCAACTGGCTTCCTCCCTCCAGTGGCTTATGGGGTACTATCCTGCCCAGCTCCGCTAAGATGATCCtggcctctccctccaccccgtCCAGGGGACGGACCCCCAGCGCTGTGGAGAGGTTGGAGGCCGACAAAGCCAAGTATGTCAAGACACACCAAGTGATAGCACGACGTCAGGAGCCAGCCCTGCGTGGGGGTCCCGGACCGCTCTCCCCGCACCCCTACAATGAGTTGGGACCCCCTGGATCGCCCAGGACGCCCAGGCCCGCCCGCCGGAGCAGCGGCAGGCGGCTGCCAAGGCCTGACTCCCTCATCTTCTACCGCCAGAAGCGGGACTGCAAGGCTTCGGTGAACAAAGAGAACGCCAAGGGCCAGGGGCTGGTGCGGCGCCTCTTCCTGGGGGCCCCCCGCGACGCCACCTCGAGCAGTCCCGGCCCAACCGAGCGACCAGCGGCTCCTGGGGCTTGGGCCGCTCCCCAAGATGCCCCGGAAGCGTCAGGAAAGCGGGCGCTGTGCCCCACATGCTCACTGCCCTTGTCGGAGAAGGAGCGCTTCTTCAACTACTGCGGCCTGGAGCGCGCGCTGGTGGAGGTGCTGGGCGCTGAGCGCTTCTCTCCGCAGAGCTGGGGCGCCGACGCCAGCCCCCAGCCcggggcgccgccgccgcccggctcCGGGGACACCAGCGACTGGACGTCCAGCGACACGGATCGTCCGGACGGTgctggcggcggcgggggcggcggcggcggcggctcggaGGCCGCGGGCTCGGCGCGGGACGGGCGCCCCCCGGTGTCCGTGGTGGAGCGCAACGCGCGCGTCATCCAGTGGCTGTACGGCTGCCAGCGCGCCCGCGACCCGCCGCGCGAGTCCGAGGTGTGATTGCGGCCGCTCGGGAGCGGGCTTCCGGGAAGTCCGGGGTCCGGGCAGGGTTAAGGGGTGGGCGCGGGGCTGGACCCGGGCACCGGAAGGGACGCCCTGCCTCTGACGCGCCGGGTGCCGTGGGGCGAGACCTTCCCTCTGGATCTGGGCTTCCCCTTGTGAACCTTGGGAGGCTGGGACAAAATGATTCCCAAAGGCCCTTCCCAGCGCAGacggcggagggggagggggcagctatGTGGCCCCTGTGGAGGCCGG comes from the Acinonyx jubatus isolate Ajub_Pintada_27869175 chromosome C1, VMU_Ajub_asm_v1.0, whole genome shotgun sequence genome and includes:
- the FAM110D gene encoding protein FAM110D isoform X1 gives rise to the protein MSRAEAASKVQTTNHRTGRRYQGVPTNCSWLLNWLPPSSGLWGTILPSSAKMILASPSTPSRGRTPSAVERLEADKAKYVKTHQVIARRQEPALRGGPGPLSPHPYNELGPPGSPRTPRPARRSSGRRLPRPDSLIFYRQKRDCKASVNKENAKGQGLVRRLFLGAPRDATSSSPGPTERPAAPGAWAAPQDAPEASGKRALCPTCSLPLSEKERFFNYCGLERALVEVLGAERFSPQSWGADASPQPGAPPPPGSGDTSDWTSSDTDRPDGAGGGGGGGGGGSEAAGSARDGRPPVSVVERNARVIQWLYGCQRARDPPRESEV
- the FAM110D gene encoding protein FAM110D isoform X2; translated protein: MILASPSTPSRGRTPSAVERLEADKAKYVKTHQVIARRQEPALRGGPGPLSPHPYNELGPPGSPRTPRPARRSSGRRLPRPDSLIFYRQKRDCKASVNKENAKGQGLVRRLFLGAPRDATSSSPGPTERPAAPGAWAAPQDAPEASGKRALCPTCSLPLSEKERFFNYCGLERALVEVLGAERFSPQSWGADASPQPGAPPPPGSGDTSDWTSSDTDRPDGAGGGGGGGGGGSEAAGSARDGRPPVSVVERNARVIQWLYGCQRARDPPRESEV